One genomic region from Pecten maximus chromosome 5, xPecMax1.1, whole genome shotgun sequence encodes:
- the LOC117326740 gene encoding piggyBac transposable element-derived protein 4-like, producing the protein MAGNFTIGQVLPEFQELFDEIFDDEDSDEFDGFDIDDENNDGDLLGSFAEDTWIEGGKTPMGFTFTGNAGPKNLPEPETGSLSILDYFEAVFTDGHPERTQHSRFKKWTPVTHGEMKVFIAVAIAMGIIKQINMQDYWCTDPVVSTPFFSSVMPRDRFLSIMSFLHLSNNTLAVPRGEEGYTHLQKVGSLYQELLQRFQEVYNPSQCVAVDEGMIAWRGNLKFRVYSPDKPIKYGNKALHAL; encoded by the exons atggcagGCAACTTTACGATCGGTCAAGTCTTACCAGAGTTTCAAGAGTTATTTGACGAAATATTTGATGATGAAGATAGCGATGAGTTTGACGGGTTCGATATTGATGATGAGAATAACGACGGCGATTTATTGGGGTCATTTGCTGAAGATACCTGGATAGAAGGCGGTAAAACTCCCATGGGGTTTACATTCACGGGGAATGCTGGACCTAAGAACTTGCCTGAGCCAGAGACTGGATCATTATCCATTCTTGACTACTTTGAAGCGGTTTTCACAGACG GACATCCAGAGCGTACTCAGCACTCCCGCTTCAAGAAATGGACTCCAGTGACCCATGGTGAGATGAAAGTTTTTATAGCAGTGGCAATTGCAATGGGAATTATAAAGCAGATCAACATGCAGGACTATTGGTGCACTGACCCTGTAGTAAGTACgccatttttttcttctgtgaTGCCCCGTGATAGGTTCCTGTCGATCATGAGTTTCTTGCACTTGTCCAACAACACTTTGGCTGTTCCCCGTGGCGAGGAAGGTTATACTCATCTTCAAAAAGTTGGTTCTCTCTACCAAGAGCTTCTTCAGAGATTCCAGGAAGTCTACAATCCTAGTCAGTGTGTAGCAGTAGATGAGGGAATGATTGCTTGGAGGGGAAATTTGAAGTTTAGGGTGTATAGTCCGGACAAACCAATCAAGTACGGAAATAAAGCTTTACATGCTCTGTGA